A single window of Macaca mulatta isolate MMU2019108-1 chromosome 17, T2T-MMU8v2.0, whole genome shotgun sequence DNA harbors:
- the TRIM13 gene encoding E3 ubiquitin-protein ligase TRIM13: MELLEEDLTCPICCSLFDDPRVLPCSHNFCKKCLEGILEGSVRNSLWRPAPFKCPTCRKETSATGINSLQVNYSLKGIVEKYNKIKISPKMPVCKGHLGQPLNIFCLTDMQLICGICATRGDHTKHVFCSIEDAYAQERDAFESLFQSFETWRRGDALSRLDTLETSKRKSLQLLTKDSDKVKEFFEKLQHTLDQKKNEILSDFETMKLAVMQAYDPEINKLNTILQEQRMAFNIAEAFKDVSEPIVFLQQMQEFREKIKVIKETPLPPSNLPASPLMKNFDTSQWEDIKLVDVDKLSLPQDTGTFINKIPWSFYKLFLLVLLGLVVLFGPTMFLEWSLFDDLATWKDCLSNFSSYLTKSVDFIEQSVFYWEQVTDGFFIFNERFKNFTLVVLNNAAEFVCKYKLL, encoded by the coding sequence ATGGAGCTGCTTGAAGAAGATCTCACGTGCCCTATTTGTTGTAGTCTGTTTGATGATCCACGGGTTTTGCCTTGCTCCCACAACTTCTGCAAAAAATGCTTAGAAGGGATCTTAGAGGGGAGTGTGCGGAATTCCTTGTGGAGACCAGCTCCTTTCAAGTGTCCTACGTGCCGTAAGGAAACTTCAGCTACTGGAATTAATAGCCTGCAGGTTAATTACTCCCTGAAGGGTATTGTGGAAAAGTATAACAAGATCAAGATCTCTCCCAAAATGCCAGTATGCAAAGGACACTTGGGGCAGCCTCTCAACATTTTCTGCCTGACTGATATGCAGTTGATTTGTGGGATCTGTGCTACTCGTGGGGACCACACCAAGCATGTCTTCTGTTCTATTGAAGATGCCTATGCTCAGGAAAGGGATGCCTTTGAGTCCCTCTTCCAGAGCTTTGAGACCTGGCGTCGGGGAGATGCTCTTTCTCGCTTGGATACCTTGGAAACTAGTAAGAGGAAATCCCTACAGTTACTGACTAAAGATTCAGATAAAGTGAAGGAATTTTTTGAGAAGTTACAACACACATTAGatcaaaagaagaatgaaattctgtctgACTTTGAGACCATGAAACTTGCTGTTATGCAAGCATATGACCCAGAGATCAACAAACTCAACACCATCTTGCAGGAGCAACGGATGGCCTTTAACATTGCTGAGGCTTTCAAAGATGTGTCAGAACCCATTGTATTTCTGCAACAGATGCAGGAGTTCAGGGAGAAAATCAAAGTAATCAAGGAAACTCCTTTACCTCCCTCTAATTTGCCTGCAAGCCCCTTAATGAAGAACTTTGATACCAGTCAATGGGAAGACATAAAACTAGTTGATGTGGATAAACTTTCTTTGCCTCAAGACACTGGCACATTCATTAACAAGATTCCCTGGAGCTTTTATAAGTTATTTTTGCTAGTCCTGCTTGGCCTTGTCGTTCTCTTTGGTCCTACCATGTTCCTAGAATGGTCATTATTTGATGACCTGGCAACTTGGAAAGACTGTCTTTCAAACTTTAGTTCCTATCTGACTAAATCAGTCGATTTTATAGAACAATCAGTTTTTTACTGGGAACAGGTGACAGATGGgtttttcattttcaatgaaAGATTCAAGAATTTTACGTTGGTGGTACTGAACAATGCGGCAGAATTTGTGTGCAAATATAAACTATTATAA